The Lysobacter capsici genome has a segment encoding these proteins:
- a CDS encoding alpha/beta fold hydrolase — protein MQRRQFMVAAATALVAGGVIGAVGGCASLRDARLDGAATGPARPLDAAAYRASRRFAQLPFGRIAYIERGEGAAAVFLHGAPLNGYQWRGAIDRLSAHRRCIAPDFMGLGYSEIHAGQSLAADAQTAMLAALLDSLAIDAVDLVASDSGGAVAQLFAVRYPRRVRSMLLSNCDVEPDSPPPKVMPAIEMARAGTLADATAQWLTDKALARSTFGAAVFRDPAGFADETIEYYVSPLVASPLRRAQYHAFHIALAPNPLAGIEASLRRCRAPVRIVWGASDDIFAQSDADYLDRLLPNSRGIRRVAGAKLFFQEEFPEVIAQEALRLWQG, from the coding sequence ATGCAACGCAGACAGTTCATGGTCGCCGCCGCGACTGCATTGGTGGCCGGGGGCGTGATCGGCGCCGTCGGCGGCTGCGCGTCGCTGCGCGATGCGCGCCTCGACGGGGCCGCGACCGGCCCGGCCCGGCCGCTGGACGCGGCGGCGTACCGCGCCTCGCGGCGTTTCGCCCAATTGCCGTTCGGCCGCATCGCCTATATCGAACGCGGCGAGGGCGCGGCCGCGGTGTTCCTGCACGGCGCGCCGCTCAACGGCTACCAATGGCGCGGCGCGATCGATCGCCTGTCCGCGCATCGGCGCTGCATCGCCCCGGACTTCATGGGCCTGGGCTATTCGGAGATTCACGCCGGGCAATCGCTGGCCGCCGACGCCCAGACCGCGATGCTCGCCGCGTTGCTGGATTCGCTGGCGATCGATGCGGTCGACCTCGTCGCCAGCGACAGCGGCGGGGCGGTCGCGCAGTTGTTCGCGGTGCGTTACCCGCGGCGGGTTCGCTCGATGCTGCTGAGCAATTGCGATGTCGAACCCGACAGCCCGCCGCCGAAGGTGATGCCGGCCATCGAGATGGCACGCGCCGGCACCCTCGCCGACGCCACCGCGCAATGGCTGACCGACAAGGCGCTGGCGCGTTCGACCTTCGGCGCGGCGGTGTTCCGCGATCCGGCCGGGTTCGCGGACGAAACCATCGAGTACTACGTCAGCCCGCTGGTGGCCTCGCCGCTGCGGCGCGCGCAATACCACGCCTTCCACATCGCGCTCGCGCCGAACCCGCTGGCCGGCATCGAGGCCTCGCTGCGGCGCTGCCGCGCGCCGGTGCGGATCGTGTGGGGCGCGAGCGACGACATCTTCGCCCAGTCCGACGCGGACTATCTCGACCGGCTGTTGCCGAACTCGCGCGGCATACGCCGCGTCGCCGGGGCGAAGCTGTTCTTTCAGGAGGAGTTTCCCGAGGTGATCGCGCAGGAAGCCTTGCGCCTGTGGCAAGGCTGA
- the yeiP gene encoding elongation factor P-like protein YeiP, with amino-acid sequence MKAYDVKKGNVIEHNNTVYQVRDIERSSPQGRGGNVKFRFTMYSVPGGTKYDLSVGGDDELKEVELSRRQVTYSYKDGDAFVFLDDEDYTPYTLDADVVGDDAGYIIDDLSGCYVQIIDEQPVALQLPASVAIEVIETPPELKGGTATKRPKPAKLSTGLEIMVPEYISNGERVLVNTATGEFAGRAD; translated from the coding sequence ATGAAAGCCTACGACGTAAAAAAAGGTAACGTAATCGAGCACAACAACACCGTGTACCAGGTGCGCGATATCGAACGCAGCTCGCCGCAGGGCCGCGGCGGCAACGTCAAATTCCGTTTCACCATGTACTCGGTGCCCGGCGGGACCAAGTACGACCTCAGCGTCGGCGGCGACGACGAGTTGAAGGAAGTCGAGCTCAGCCGCCGCCAGGTGACCTATTCCTACAAGGACGGCGATGCGTTCGTGTTCCTCGACGACGAGGACTACACGCCGTACACGCTCGATGCCGACGTGGTCGGCGACGACGCCGGCTACATCATCGACGACCTCAGCGGCTGCTACGTGCAGATCATCGACGAACAGCCGGTGGCGCTGCAGTTGCCGGCCAGCGTGGCGATCGAAGTGATCGAAACCCCGCCCGAACTCAAGGGCGGCACCGCCACCAAGCGGCCGAAGCCGGCCAAGCTGTCGACCGGCCTGGAGATCATGGTGCCCGAGTACATCAGCAACGGCGAACGCGTGCTGGTCAATACCGCGACCGGCGAGTTCGCCGGCCGTGCGGACTGA
- a CDS encoding DUF5916 domain-containing protein, producing the protein MRTLLIFATLMAAPIPACCAILVDGRLDPEEWREARSITDFRLTQPLSRLPAPQPTQAWVLATPQGLAVSFRNLQDASVPRTRQRTQRDNSEAAVDRVNLYVDFDGDGRGGYNFTLTLADGIVDTTVSNENQFNDDWDGDWHHAVSEDETGWSAEMLIPWHIAPMRDGRDGKRLLGIALDRVIGATGERASWPAVSLTETRFLSVLNKIEVPEYGQSLLTITPYVNGVRDFVGRDSDFDAGADLFWKPNGRFQLSATLNPDFGQVESDRLVVNFGAVETFFDDKRPFFTENQGFFEVPFGSLNPNNRLIYTRRVGGLSDDAIGSGDVAAAVKLNGSAGGVNYGVFAASEADSVGRDFYAVRASRDFLRHGIGAMVTQVKRPFLDREATVYEFDHRWTPNERWAVRSTVVGSSVDERGRRLRDSGAQVRVDYDRGNGWRHQLYALHLGGDLQLNDFGYLERNNYNYLRYDLGRRVTALPPDSPFTAHDWHYSVSHRVNDDGVHIADALAVNRRSERRDGGNQFIEVGTLSPGHDDLITRGNGVVDMPRRVFAVFERFRPRQGDSPWAFNLEMQYDADGLSGWNRGLRSVYLEPSYHINDRLSLFSGVRVEHHPDWTLWRREVGLLGTYRSNQLMLNAGAAWLINDRQELRVRLEAIGLEAQARKAWRVAPDGEPVAVNNPLADFALRNLGFQIRYRYELAPLSYLYVAYVRGGSLLEDGSGSIRAASSATRSNCATANSCWSSCRIASRYEPARAQPCHRRKASCAITSGNSS; encoded by the coding sequence ATGCGCACCCTGCTGATCTTCGCCACCTTGATGGCTGCACCGATACCCGCCTGCTGCGCCATCCTCGTCGACGGCCGGCTCGATCCGGAGGAATGGCGGGAGGCGCGCAGCATCACCGATTTCCGCCTGACCCAACCGCTGTCGCGCCTGCCCGCGCCGCAACCGACCCAGGCCTGGGTGCTGGCGACGCCGCAGGGCCTGGCGGTGAGTTTCCGCAATCTGCAGGACGCCTCGGTGCCGCGCACGCGCCAGCGCACCCAGCGCGACAACAGCGAGGCCGCGGTCGACCGGGTCAATCTGTACGTCGACTTCGACGGCGACGGCCGCGGCGGCTACAACTTCACCCTGACCCTCGCCGACGGCATCGTCGACACCACGGTCAGCAACGAAAACCAGTTCAACGACGACTGGGACGGCGACTGGCACCACGCGGTCAGCGAGGACGAAACCGGCTGGTCGGCGGAAATGCTGATCCCTTGGCATATCGCGCCGATGCGCGACGGACGCGACGGCAAGCGCCTGCTCGGCATCGCCCTGGACCGGGTGATCGGCGCCACCGGCGAGCGCGCCTCGTGGCCGGCGGTCAGCCTGACCGAAACCCGGTTCCTGTCGGTGTTGAACAAGATCGAAGTGCCCGAATACGGGCAGTCGCTGCTGACCATCACCCCCTACGTCAACGGCGTGCGCGATTTCGTCGGACGCGATTCGGATTTCGACGCGGGCGCCGACCTGTTCTGGAAGCCCAACGGCCGCTTCCAGCTCAGCGCCACGCTCAATCCCGACTTCGGCCAGGTCGAAAGCGACCGGCTGGTGGTCAACTTCGGCGCGGTCGAGACCTTCTTCGACGACAAGCGCCCGTTCTTCACCGAGAACCAGGGCTTCTTCGAGGTTCCGTTCGGCTCGCTCAATCCCAACAACCGGCTGATCTACACCCGCCGCGTCGGCGGCCTGAGCGACGACGCGATCGGCTCGGGCGATGTCGCCGCGGCGGTCAAGCTCAACGGCAGCGCGGGCGGCGTCAACTACGGCGTGTTCGCCGCGAGCGAGGCCGACTCGGTCGGGCGCGACTTCTACGCGGTGCGCGCGAGCCGCGACTTCCTGCGTCACGGCATCGGCGCGATGGTCACCCAGGTGAAGCGGCCGTTCCTCGATCGCGAAGCGACCGTCTACGAATTCGACCACCGCTGGACCCCGAACGAACGCTGGGCGGTACGCAGCACCGTGGTGGGCTCCAGCGTCGACGAGCGCGGGCGCCGGCTGCGCGACAGCGGCGCGCAAGTGCGGGTGGACTACGACCGCGGCAACGGCTGGCGCCATCAGTTGTATGCGCTGCACCTGGGCGGCGACCTGCAACTCAACGACTTCGGTTATCTGGAACGCAACAACTACAACTATCTGCGCTACGACCTCGGCCGGCGGGTGACCGCGCTGCCGCCGGATTCGCCGTTCACCGCGCACGACTGGCATTACTCGGTATCGCATCGGGTCAACGACGACGGCGTGCATATCGCCGACGCGCTCGCCGTCAACCGGCGCAGCGAACGTCGCGACGGCGGCAATCAATTCATCGAAGTCGGCACCCTGAGCCCGGGTCACGACGATCTGATCACCCGCGGCAACGGCGTGGTCGACATGCCGCGGCGCGTGTTCGCGGTGTTCGAACGTTTCCGTCCGCGCCAGGGCGACAGCCCGTGGGCGTTCAACCTGGAGATGCAGTACGACGCCGATGGCCTGAGCGGCTGGAATCGCGGCCTGCGCAGCGTGTATCTCGAACCGAGTTATCACATCAACGACCGGCTGAGTCTGTTCAGCGGGGTACGGGTGGAACACCACCCGGACTGGACCTTGTGGCGGCGCGAGGTCGGATTGCTCGGCACCTACCGCTCCAACCAGCTCATGCTCAACGCCGGCGCGGCCTGGCTGATCAACGATCGGCAGGAACTGCGGGTGCGGCTGGAGGCGATCGGCCTGGAGGCGCAGGCGCGCAAGGCCTGGCGGGTGGCGCCGGACGGGGAACCGGTCGCGGTGAACAACCCGCTCGCCGACTTCGCCCTGCGCAACCTCGGCTTCCAGATCCGCTACCGCTACGAACTGGCGCCGCTGTCGTATCTGTACGTGGCCTACGTGCGCGGCGGCTCGCTGCTGGAGGACGGCAGCGGTTCGATACGCGCCGCCAGTTCCGCGACGCGTTCGAACTGCGCGACAGCGAACAGTTGCTGGTCAAGCTGTCGTATCGCTTCGAGATATGAGCCGGCGCGGGCTCAGCCTTGCCACAGGCGCAAGGCTTCCTGCGCGATCACCTCGGGAAACTCCTCCTGA
- a CDS encoding AraC family transcriptional regulator codes for MSDRPACYPRPATAPPPAIVGADRAPLLDVLTSPVPGGHFDSPLDGRHVLCLHLGEPVPVSYRRDGREHQGLRLHGRFCVVPAGSSTRWILSRPATSLLLRLTPSLLSATADAMGVSARSDGLAPSIHVRDAQIERIGWMMQAEEHDAYPGGRLFTDSLAGALAARLLALQTRGAPAIERPARALPAWRLGHVLDYIEAHLDQPLSLAELARVAGFSLSHFKPLFKNATGLPVHRYVLERRVERARGLLLRGERRMGEIALDAGFSHASHMARCMRRVLGVSPAQLIASYH; via the coding sequence ATGAGCGACCGGCCCGCCTGTTACCCCCGCCCCGCGACCGCGCCCCCGCCGGCGATCGTCGGCGCCGACCGCGCGCCCTTGCTCGACGTACTGACCTCACCGGTGCCGGGCGGGCATTTCGATTCGCCCTTGGACGGCCGCCACGTGCTGTGTCTGCATCTGGGCGAGCCGGTCCCGGTGTCGTATCGCCGTGACGGGCGCGAGCATCAGGGCCTGCGCCTGCACGGACGGTTCTGCGTGGTGCCGGCGGGTTCGTCGACCCGCTGGATCCTGTCCCGGCCCGCGACCTCGCTGCTGCTGCGGCTGACGCCGTCGCTGCTGAGCGCGACCGCCGACGCGATGGGCGTGAGCGCGCGCAGCGACGGCCTGGCGCCGTCGATCCATGTGCGCGATGCGCAGATCGAACGCATCGGCTGGATGATGCAGGCCGAGGAGCACGACGCGTACCCCGGCGGACGCCTGTTCACCGACAGCCTCGCCGGCGCGCTGGCCGCGCGCCTGCTCGCCTTGCAGACCCGCGGCGCGCCCGCGATCGAGCGGCCTGCGCGCGCGCTGCCGGCATGGCGATTGGGTCACGTGCTCGACTACATCGAGGCGCATCTGGATCAGCCGCTGTCGCTGGCCGAACTCGCGCGGGTGGCCGGTTTCAGCCTGTCGCACTTCAAGCCCTTGTTCAAAAACGCCACCGGCCTGCCGGTGCATCGCTACGTGCTGGAGCGGCGGGTGGAGCGCGCGCGCGGCCTGTTGCTGCGCGGCGAACGGCGCATGGGCGAGATCGCGCTGGACGCCGGGTTCTCGCATGCGAGCCACATGGCGCGCTGCATGCGCCGGGTGCTGGGGGTGAGTCCGGCGCAACTTATCGCTTCGTATCATTGA
- a CDS encoding GNAT family N-acetyltransferase, giving the protein MTLPPGVVLRPIQARDDATVATLIRQVMAEFGAGSIADSEIDAMQRSYSLPRSAYYVVEREGRLAGGAGVAPLLGGEDRVCELRKFYLPPASRGLGLGQALLERCLLTARGFGFAQCYAEALDRMSDAQRLLESNSFQLLEAPMGYGGLRGCNTWYLRTL; this is encoded by the coding sequence ATGACCCTGCCGCCCGGCGTCGTACTGCGTCCGATCCAAGCGCGCGACGATGCCACCGTCGCCACGTTGATCCGTCAGGTGATGGCCGAGTTCGGCGCGGGCTCGATCGCCGACAGCGAAATCGACGCCATGCAGCGTTCTTACAGCCTGCCGCGCAGCGCGTACTACGTGGTCGAACGCGAAGGACGGCTCGCCGGCGGCGCCGGGGTCGCGCCGCTGCTCGGCGGCGAAGACCGGGTGTGCGAACTGCGCAAGTTCTACCTGCCCCCCGCCTCGCGCGGACTCGGACTGGGCCAGGCCTTGCTGGAGCGCTGCCTGCTGACCGCGCGCGGCTTCGGTTTCGCTCAGTGCTATGCCGAAGCCCTGGACCGCATGAGCGACGCCCAGCGCCTGCTGGAAAGCAACAGCTTCCAGTTGCTGGAAGCCCCCATGGGCTACGGCGGATTGCGCGGCTGCAATACCTGGTATCTGCGCACGTTGTAG
- a CDS encoding NAD(P)-binding protein produces MTAINSLALIALKCAPNVFDLSSDMTHASIRDQVVRARLLARDLAQLPKPPQSVLVVGAGFAGVSVAMALAAQKIKVLVVEVNRQPFQLQSKVSDRYVAPFMYEWPSHNADDQSYPPAGAPAWSDDSILAGLWDAPAIATLKQAGRDRGAWRKRWKRLHGVRSHGPYPAEPPHWDEWFVRELRGQVPLPAKELARRARARLLEHLAAIPPTSAQLKILTRVDADAIKRFVGAFAKQMGSWYQSMSSPPIPGSYRPWQHLRVATGVDWLTSQPEHNVPCDVDAVILGGGAGPERVELDAYPFKFDAVGPAAGLSFWDNDGWLGASADDHVGVFGAGDGALQDALRALTGHKHPLMTIHAIRRDPRARAALTAVEPELAAIDRQNWLAASWTQVSEEKGKPRFHRGVLDEVLDQRCRAIACRLSEQPGINQAVADILLAGTGVVYHVFQENYFTKSYLLNRFLLHLIDVCQPPGGRLAGKIRYSSMPDMAEIRGYARSVVSARQGYQRADYRIWLKRRYSLSYFSVPMHRVAVRYGRLHPDSQPGHQLLGLSSEKIAERTCLGGVSYPHVAEPMP; encoded by the coding sequence ATGACCGCGATCAATAGCTTGGCTCTGATAGCGCTCAAGTGCGCGCCGAACGTCTTTGATTTATCCAGCGACATGACCCACGCCAGCATCCGCGATCAGGTCGTGCGCGCGCGCTTGCTCGCCCGCGATCTGGCCCAGCTGCCCAAGCCGCCGCAATCGGTGCTGGTGGTCGGCGCCGGCTTCGCCGGTGTCTCCGTTGCGATGGCGTTGGCCGCGCAAAAGATCAAGGTGCTGGTGGTCGAAGTGAACCGGCAGCCCTTTCAGTTGCAGAGCAAGGTGTCGGACCGCTACGTCGCCCCTTTCATGTACGAATGGCCCAGCCACAACGCCGACGACCAAAGCTATCCTCCCGCCGGTGCGCCGGCCTGGTCGGACGATTCGATCCTGGCCGGCTTATGGGACGCTCCCGCGATCGCGACCTTGAAACAAGCCGGACGCGACCGCGGCGCATGGCGCAAGCGTTGGAAACGCCTGCATGGCGTGCGCTCCCACGGTCCGTATCCGGCCGAGCCGCCCCACTGGGACGAGTGGTTCGTGCGCGAGCTGCGAGGCCAGGTGCCGCTGCCCGCCAAGGAGTTGGCACGTCGTGCCAGAGCGCGACTGCTTGAGCACCTGGCCGCGATCCCGCCGACGTCTGCGCAACTCAAGATTCTGACCCGGGTCGATGCAGACGCGATCAAGCGCTTCGTAGGCGCATTTGCGAAGCAAATGGGCAGCTGGTATCAATCCATGAGCTCGCCGCCGATTCCGGGAAGCTACCGGCCCTGGCAGCACTTGCGGGTTGCCACTGGCGTCGACTGGCTGACCAGCCAGCCCGAACACAACGTGCCGTGCGATGTGGATGCGGTGATCCTCGGCGGCGGCGCGGGTCCAGAGCGGGTCGAGCTGGACGCCTATCCTTTCAAATTCGATGCCGTGGGACCGGCTGCCGGCCTGTCGTTCTGGGACAACGACGGCTGGCTGGGTGCGTCGGCCGACGATCACGTAGGCGTGTTTGGCGCCGGCGACGGTGCGCTGCAGGACGCGCTGCGTGCATTGACCGGGCATAAGCATCCCTTGATGACGATCCATGCGATTCGCCGCGATCCGCGGGCGCGTGCGGCGCTGACCGCGGTCGAACCCGAGCTCGCCGCGATCGACCGGCAGAACTGGCTCGCCGCAAGTTGGACCCAGGTCAGTGAGGAAAAAGGGAAGCCGCGTTTTCATCGCGGTGTGCTGGATGAAGTATTGGATCAGCGTTGTCGCGCGATTGCATGCCGGCTGTCGGAGCAGCCGGGCATCAATCAAGCGGTGGCGGACATCCTGCTCGCCGGAACCGGCGTGGTGTACCACGTGTTCCAGGAAAATTATTTCACCAAGTCGTATCTGCTCAATCGGTTCCTGCTGCACCTCATCGACGTCTGTCAGCCGCCGGGCGGGAGGCTGGCGGGCAAGATCCGCTACAGCTCGATGCCTGACATGGCCGAGATACGCGGTTACGCGCGTAGCGTCGTATCGGCGCGCCAGGGCTACCAACGTGCGGACTATCGAATATGGCTGAAGCGTCGGTATTCCCTCAGCTACTTCAGCGTGCCCATGCACCGGGTGGCCGTTCGGTACGGGCGTCTTCACCCTGATTCTCAGCCAGGGCACCAGTTGCTTGGGCTGAGTTCGGAAAAGATAGCCGAACGCACCTGCCTGGGCGGAGTGTCGTATCCGCATGTGGCCGAGCCGATGCCCTGA
- a CDS encoding GNAT family N-acetyltransferase encodes MNPTDSSAVDSGGYVFAAATEADLPRLIPVLRAFYEVEHLPWNEPALRRALSVLIGDPNAGRLRLILRDGEIAGYFVLGFCFSLEFGGRFGLLDELFVLPAHRGGGLAKRALSEVETLCRAEGLDALRLEVNDDNAHARGIYERAGYVAHPRRLMTLWLQA; translated from the coding sequence ATGAACCCCACCGATTCTTCCGCCGTCGACAGCGGCGGCTACGTCTTCGCCGCCGCGACCGAGGCCGACCTGCCGCGCCTGATCCCGGTGCTGCGCGCGTTCTACGAAGTCGAGCACCTGCCCTGGAACGAACCGGCGTTGCGCCGCGCCTTGTCGGTCTTGATCGGCGATCCAAATGCCGGGCGCCTGCGCCTGATCCTGCGCGACGGCGAGATCGCCGGTTACTTCGTGCTGGGCTTTTGTTTCAGCCTGGAATTCGGCGGCCGTTTCGGCCTGCTCGACGAATTGTTCGTGCTGCCGGCGCATCGCGGCGGCGGCCTGGCCAAGCGCGCATTGTCCGAAGTCGAAACGCTGTGCCGGGCCGAAGGCCTGGACGCGCTGCGATTGGAGGTCAACGACGACAATGCGCATGCGCGCGGAATCTACGAGCGCGCCGGCTATGTCGCGCATCCGCGGCGATTGATGACCCTGTGGCTGCAAGCCTGA
- a CDS encoding phosphocholine-specific phospholipase C, whose amino-acid sequence MVSSNRRDFLKLAGGAAALSLLPPSIRAALATPAARVTGTIQDVQHVVILMQENRSFDHYLGALRGVRGFDDPRPIPLPGGKTVWEQPKSATNPNNVVLPFHLDTANTAAHCLADIDHSWKGAYSRWKDYNAWISVKGPMCMGHFTREDMPFYYALADAFTVCDAYYCSHHGPTNPNRMHLFAGTSGMTVGDFGAQAVNNADDGNWTADMARDKPTFAGHKWTTYAERLQNKGITWRVYQEHDNYGDNSLAYFANFRKLDTNSELYKRGRAWSPGSTAENATASRGEYLIADFAKDVRENKLPAVSWIVPSYIMSEHPAATPAYGESLTSRLLEALVANPEVWSKTVFIINYDENGGFFDHLPAPLPAINADLGKSTVDTATENYNGIPVGLGVRVPMFVISPWSKGGWVNSQVFDHTSVLRFLEARFGIAEPNISAWRRTVAGDLSTAFDFANPNAAWPALPDTASTMANADASCKLAKPSAPAQPRMPRQERGQRRARALPYELRVDGRIEASSGRYWLDFGNDGIAGACYNVYAGNRSDGPWYYTLDAGTELSDYWSARQYTGGVYDLSAFGPNGFLRAFRGDLTKALSASGANPEVSVRHDAAGERLVLEFVNTGKAACRLTLKPNRYSTAAARQYALAPGARLSDHWPLAASQHWYDLSITSDSDTGYLRRIAGHAENGAASFSDPAIGA is encoded by the coding sequence TTGGTTTCCTCGAATCGTCGCGACTTCCTCAAACTCGCCGGCGGCGCCGCCGCGCTGAGCCTGCTTCCGCCCTCGATCCGCGCCGCCCTGGCCACGCCGGCCGCCCGCGTGACCGGCACCATTCAGGACGTGCAGCACGTGGTGATCCTGATGCAGGAAAACCGCTCCTTCGATCATTACCTGGGCGCCTTGCGCGGCGTGCGCGGTTTCGACGACCCGCGGCCGATCCCGCTGCCCGGCGGCAAGACCGTGTGGGAACAGCCCAAGAGCGCGACCAACCCGAACAACGTGGTGCTGCCGTTCCACCTGGACACCGCGAACACCGCCGCGCACTGCCTGGCCGACATCGATCACAGCTGGAAGGGCGCGTATTCGCGCTGGAAGGACTACAACGCCTGGATCTCGGTCAAGGGCCCGATGTGCATGGGCCACTTCACCCGCGAGGACATGCCGTTCTATTACGCCTTGGCTGATGCGTTCACCGTGTGCGATGCGTACTACTGCTCGCATCACGGCCCGACCAATCCCAATCGCATGCATCTGTTCGCCGGCACCAGCGGCATGACCGTGGGCGATTTCGGCGCACAGGCGGTCAACAACGCCGACGACGGCAACTGGACCGCCGACATGGCGCGCGACAAGCCGACCTTCGCCGGGCACAAGTGGACGACCTACGCCGAGCGACTGCAGAACAAGGGCATCACCTGGCGGGTGTACCAGGAACACGACAACTACGGCGACAACTCGCTGGCCTACTTCGCCAACTTCCGCAAGCTCGATACGAATTCGGAGCTGTACAAGCGCGGGCGGGCGTGGTCGCCGGGTTCGACCGCCGAGAACGCGACCGCCTCGCGCGGCGAATACTTGATCGCCGACTTCGCCAAGGACGTACGCGAGAACAAGCTGCCGGCGGTGTCGTGGATCGTGCCGTCCTACATCATGAGCGAGCACCCGGCGGCGACGCCGGCCTACGGCGAATCGCTGACCTCGCGCCTGCTCGAGGCGCTGGTGGCCAATCCCGAGGTCTGGTCGAAGACCGTGTTCATCATCAACTACGACGAGAACGGCGGGTTCTTCGATCACCTGCCGGCGCCGCTGCCGGCGATCAACGCCGACCTGGGCAAGAGCACGGTCGACACCGCCACCGAGAACTACAACGGCATTCCGGTCGGCTTGGGCGTGCGCGTGCCGATGTTCGTGATCTCGCCGTGGAGCAAGGGCGGCTGGGTCAATTCGCAGGTGTTCGATCACACCTCGGTGTTGCGTTTCCTGGAGGCGCGCTTCGGCATCGCCGAGCCCAACATCAGCGCCTGGCGCCGCACAGTGGCCGGCGATCTGAGCACCGCGTTCGACTTCGCCAATCCCAATGCGGCGTGGCCGGCGCTGCCGGACACCGCATCGACCATGGCCAACGCCGATGCCAGCTGCAAACTCGCCAAGCCCAGCGCGCCGGCGCAGCCGCGCATGCCGCGCCAGGAGCGCGGCCAGCGCCGCGCGCGCGCGTTGCCGTATGAGTTGCGCGTGGATGGCCGCATCGAAGCGTCGAGCGGCCGTTACTGGCTGGACTTCGGCAACGACGGCATCGCCGGCGCCTGCTACAACGTCTACGCCGGCAATCGCAGCGACGGGCCGTGGTATTACACACTCGATGCCGGCACCGAACTGTCGGATTACTGGAGCGCCCGGCAATACACCGGCGGCGTCTACGACCTGTCGGCGTTCGGCCCGAACGGTTTCCTGCGCGCGTTCCGCGGCGACCTCACCAAGGCGCTGAGCGCCAGCGGCGCCAATCCGGAAGTGTCGGTGCGGCACGATGCCGCCGGCGAGCGTCTGGTCCTGGAGTTCGTCAACACAGGCAAGGCCGCGTGCCGCCTGACCTTGAAGCCCAACCGCTACAGCACCGCCGCGGCGCGTCAGTACGCGCTGGCGCCGGGCGCGCGGCTCAGCGACCACTGGCCGCTGGCCGCGAGTCAGCACTGGTACGACCTAAGCATCACCTCCGATAGCGATACCGGTTATCTGCGGCGCATCGCCGGGCATGCGGAAAACGGCGCGGCGAGCTTCAGCGATCCGGCGATCGGGGCTTGA
- a CDS encoding SDR family NAD(P)-dependent oxidoreductase, whose translation MQLDNARAVITGGVSGLGLAVAQHLVARGGKVALFDVNDDKGAQAVAALGADKARYFKTDVTDEAGVVANLAAAQDFLGGLNAAINCAGILGAGRVLGKESPMPLAQFQTTVMVNLIGSFNVAKAAANLMQHNEAGDDGERGVIVNTASVAAFEGQIGQAAYSASKGGVVAMTLPMARELSRFGIRVMTVAPGIFWTPMVDGMPESVQQSLSASIPFPSRLGQPEEFADLVAYILGNRYLNGETIRLDGATRLAPK comes from the coding sequence ATGCAACTCGACAACGCCCGCGCCGTGATCACCGGCGGCGTCTCCGGCCTCGGCCTGGCCGTGGCCCAGCACCTCGTCGCCCGCGGCGGCAAGGTCGCGCTGTTCGATGTCAACGACGACAAGGGCGCGCAGGCCGTGGCCGCGCTCGGCGCCGACAAGGCCCGCTATTTCAAAACCGACGTCACCGACGAGGCCGGCGTGGTCGCCAACCTCGCCGCCGCCCAGGACTTCCTCGGCGGGCTCAACGCGGCGATCAACTGCGCCGGCATCCTCGGCGCCGGCCGCGTGCTCGGCAAGGAATCGCCGATGCCGCTGGCGCAGTTCCAGACCACGGTCATGGTCAACCTGATCGGCAGCTTCAACGTCGCCAAGGCCGCGGCCAACCTGATGCAGCACAACGAGGCCGGCGACGACGGCGAGCGCGGCGTGATCGTCAACACCGCCTCGGTCGCCGCCTTTGAAGGCCAGATCGGCCAGGCCGCGTACTCCGCGTCGAAAGGCGGCGTGGTCGCGATGACCCTGCCGATGGCGCGCGAACTGTCGCGCTTCGGCATCCGGGTGATGACGGTCGCGCCGGGCATCTTCTGGACCCCGATGGTCGACGGCATGCCCGAGTCGGTGCAGCAGTCGCTCAGCGCCTCGATCCCGTTCCCCTCGCGCCTGGGCCAGCCGGAAGAATTCGCCGACCTGGTGGCTTACATCCTCGGCAACCGCTATCTCAACGGCGAGACGATTCGTCTGGATGGCGCTACTCGGTTGGCGCCCAAGTAA